The Antedon mediterranea chromosome 11, ecAntMedi1.1, whole genome shotgun sequence genome window below encodes:
- the LOC140062246 gene encoding G-protein coupled receptor 54-like, producing MAGIHNISYAVVAAAVDDIVQADDVVQANDVYYYYNFTCEQMELHIPEYINSYLRIIKVVAPLILVLISVIGILGNATVLFIIYWYNDMRSVTNFFIGNLATTDITFLVICTIPTAAVYMGWSPNSFMCKGMNYMMFVTVQATILTLTAMSIDRYQLVVHAVRSRNTRTTKKVLLLDVSAWIVSFLIYIPIPIYSYSMPSGCTHECKLEFPEEFQRRLFITGSFLMLYAFPLLVILACYFKILIQVWRKKSCGTESAQAQERSIRRKRKITRMVFIVVLLFAVCWAPNHIVIMLETFWPSDEFYRSIEMFKIATSLKLFSLCLSYSNSCCNPIVYAFATDSFKKHFKRIVGFCQKTEFNSVSTNVTPREDSSPETVI from the exons ATGGCGGGGATACACAATATTTCATACGCGGTGGTGGCAGCGGCAGTGGACGATATCGTGCAAGCAGACGACGTCGTGCAAGCAAACGATGTGTACTATTACTACAACTTCACATGTGAACAGATGGAATTGCATATTCCGGAATATATAAATAGCTACTTAAGAATTATTAAAGTTGTTGCTCCCCTGATTCTTGTACTTATATCAGTTATTGGAATACTTGGTAATGCTAcagtgttatttattatttattggtaTAATGACATGAGGTCCGTGACAAACTTCTTTATTGGAAACTTGGCAACGACGGATATAACCTTTTTGGTGATTTGTACTATTCCAACAGCAGCCGTTTATATGGGATGGTCTCCAAACTCATTCATGTGTAAAGGGATGAATTACATGATGTTT gttacaGTGCAAGCTACGATATTGACATTGACAGCAATGTCAATTGATCGTTACCAATTAGTCGTACATGCAGTGCGCTCGCGTAACACGCGCACAACAAAAAAGGTTTTACTACTGGATGTCAGCGCATGGATTG TATCTTTTCTTATATACATTCCTATTCCAATATATTCGTACTCAATGCCTTCAGGTTGTACACATGAATGCAAGCTAGAATTCCCGGAGGAATTTCAAAGGCGACTGTTTATCACAGGATCATTTCTGATGCTATATGCATTCCCACTCTTAGTTATACTCGCATGCTACTTCAAAATATTAATCCAGGTGTGGCGCAAGAAATCATGTGGTACCGAAAGTGCACAAGCCCAAGAACGTTCGATTCGCAGAAAGCGAAAAATCACAAGAATGGTGTTTATTGTCGTGTTACTTTTTGCTGTATGCTGGGCGCCCAATCACATCGTCATTATGTTGGAAACATTCTGGCCTTCGGATGAATTTTAtagatcaatagaaatgttcaAGATTGCAACCTCTTTGAAACTATTCAGCCTGTGTCTTTCGTATTCAAATAGTTGTTGCAATCCGATTGTTTACGCCTTTGCCACTGATAGTTTTAAGAAGCATTTTAAGCGAATTGTTGGATTTTGTCAGAAGACAGAGTTCAACTCAGTGTCGACAAACGTTACGCCTCGCGAAGATTCAAGTCCGGAAACGGTTATCTAG